A single genomic interval of Streptomyces graminofaciens harbors:
- a CDS encoding LacI family DNA-binding transcriptional regulator: MTRGTGRGGGSAAPRSVDVARLAGVSQKTVSRVFNDEPYVSADVRRRVLEAAEQLGYRLNNAARALASGRTRSIGVVTLGTALYGPATLLMGVERVVRDTGYALRVVNTMEGDPAGMAGAVDSLLDQGVDGIVISEPIDEPGGDVSVRVGVPVLVINAPSPVAAPTVLTAGGGVDLMARAATEHLLDLGHATVHHLAGPRRWYAAQDRLEGWRAALASHGREVPPVVGGDWSAASGYAAGHELAADPAVTAVFAANDDMAIGLIRALTEAGRRVPEDVSVVGFDDIPVAGFVTPPLTTVRQPFDAVAQEGLKRLVHAIENPQADPLPASNAPIDLVVRSSTAPPPPRTTPGRARRAATRPGQGAGI, translated from the coding sequence ATGACGCGAGGGACAGGGCGGGGCGGGGGTTCTGCCGCGCCGCGCAGTGTGGATGTGGCCCGGCTGGCAGGGGTCTCGCAGAAGACGGTGTCGCGGGTCTTCAACGACGAGCCGTACGTCTCCGCGGATGTACGCCGCCGGGTCCTCGAAGCCGCCGAGCAGCTCGGCTACCGGCTGAACAACGCGGCCCGGGCGCTGGCCTCCGGGCGCACCCGTTCAATCGGCGTCGTGACCCTGGGCACCGCCCTGTACGGGCCGGCCACACTGCTCATGGGCGTCGAGCGGGTCGTCCGGGACACGGGGTACGCGCTTCGCGTGGTCAACACCATGGAGGGCGACCCCGCAGGCATGGCCGGCGCGGTGGACTCGCTCCTCGACCAGGGCGTGGACGGCATCGTCATCTCCGAGCCGATCGACGAGCCCGGGGGTGACGTCTCGGTCCGGGTCGGTGTGCCTGTGCTGGTCATCAACGCGCCCTCGCCCGTGGCTGCCCCCACGGTGCTCACGGCCGGAGGAGGCGTAGACCTGATGGCACGGGCGGCCACCGAGCATCTGCTGGACCTGGGGCACGCGACGGTGCACCATCTCGCCGGTCCGCGGCGGTGGTACGCGGCCCAGGACCGGCTGGAAGGCTGGCGGGCCGCGCTGGCCTCGCACGGCAGGGAGGTACCGCCGGTCGTCGGGGGAGACTGGTCGGCCGCCTCCGGCTATGCGGCGGGCCATGAGCTGGCCGCCGACCCGGCCGTGACCGCGGTGTTCGCGGCCAACGACGACATGGCGATCGGGCTGATCCGGGCCCTGACGGAAGCCGGGCGGCGGGTGCCGGAAGACGTCAGCGTCGTCGGCTTCGACGACATCCCGGTGGCGGGCTTCGTAACCCCTCCGCTGACCACGGTGCGGCAGCCGTTCGATGCCGTGGCCCAGGAGGGACTCAAGCGTCTCGTGCACGCCATCGAGAACCCGCAGGCGGACCCTCTTCCGGCGAGCAACGCACCGATCGACCTCGTCGTCCGCTCCTCGACCGCCCCTCCGCCTCCTCGGACGACCCCGGGCCGCGCGCGGCGCGCCGCAACCCGTCCCGGCCAGGGGGCAGGCATCTGA
- a CDS encoding ABC transporter substrate-binding protein → MHDERFPGLRRRGFLAATTGAAALALVGCGGGDTDDKADSGSGTPKRGGRLRAAFAGGGASETLDPHLAGLFADVARAKALFDKLADYGADLSAEPRLATKWEANKALDRWQVTLREATFHDGRPVTAKDVLYSYRRIADPKKAFRAKASLEPIDLDASRATGERTIEFVLKRPTAEFPNILAAFGAYIVPEDTADGDFDKKPIGSGPFRFVSFSPGRSAVFRRNDDYWDGAPHLDELEFVVANEESARVNALLGGQVEYAHELNPTTARAHEGKGQIEIVRLRNSAMQAFCMKTDRAPFDDKRVREAFFLIADRQELVDGALSGAGVVGNDLFGKGYEYYADDLPQREQDLDRARALLKKAGAEKLKVTLDTSAVAAGFTEAASIFRDQAKKAGVTVEVKMGSKDSYWSDILDNGTLCCYRSGAMPIEAHISQRLLTDSTTNATKWKHKDFDALYQQAQSTRDKTERAAVYERMQRRLYAEGGFLIWGFADWIIGTARGVKGVETKAPANTLDWARFDKVWLA, encoded by the coding sequence ATGCACGACGAACGTTTCCCCGGCCTGCGCCGACGCGGCTTCCTCGCCGCCACCACCGGCGCGGCCGCCCTCGCCCTGGTCGGCTGCGGAGGCGGCGACACGGACGACAAGGCGGACAGCGGCTCCGGTACACCGAAGCGCGGCGGACGGCTGCGGGCCGCCTTCGCCGGAGGCGGTGCCAGCGAGACCCTCGATCCGCATCTGGCCGGCCTCTTCGCCGACGTCGCCCGCGCCAAGGCGCTGTTCGACAAGCTCGCCGACTACGGTGCCGATCTGTCCGCCGAACCCCGGCTCGCCACGAAGTGGGAGGCCAACAAGGCCCTGGACCGCTGGCAGGTCACCCTGCGCGAGGCGACCTTCCACGACGGCAGACCCGTCACCGCCAAGGATGTCCTCTACAGCTACCGGCGTATCGCCGACCCGAAGAAGGCGTTCCGCGCCAAGGCGTCCCTGGAGCCCATCGACCTCGACGCCAGCCGCGCCACCGGCGAGCGGACCATCGAGTTCGTGCTGAAGCGGCCGACCGCCGAGTTCCCCAACATCCTGGCCGCGTTCGGCGCGTACATCGTGCCGGAGGACACCGCCGACGGCGACTTCGACAAGAAGCCGATCGGCTCCGGCCCCTTCCGCTTCGTGTCCTTCTCCCCCGGCCGCTCGGCCGTCTTCCGCCGCAACGACGACTACTGGGACGGCGCCCCGCACCTCGACGAGCTGGAGTTCGTCGTCGCCAACGAGGAGTCCGCCCGCGTCAACGCCCTCCTCGGCGGCCAGGTCGAGTACGCCCACGAGCTGAACCCCACCACCGCCCGCGCCCACGAGGGCAAGGGGCAGATCGAGATCGTGCGGCTCCGCAACAGCGCCATGCAGGCGTTCTGCATGAAGACCGACCGGGCGCCCTTCGACGACAAGCGGGTACGCGAGGCGTTCTTCCTGATCGCCGACCGCCAGGAACTCGTCGACGGCGCCCTGTCGGGGGCGGGCGTGGTCGGAAACGACCTGTTCGGCAAGGGCTACGAGTACTACGCCGACGATCTCCCGCAGCGCGAGCAGGACCTCGACAGGGCTCGCGCCCTCCTGAAGAAGGCGGGTGCCGAGAAGCTGAAGGTCACCCTGGACACCTCGGCCGTGGCCGCCGGGTTCACCGAGGCCGCCAGCATCTTCCGTGACCAGGCGAAGAAGGCAGGCGTCACCGTCGAGGTCAAGATGGGCAGCAAGGACTCGTACTGGAGCGACATCCTCGACAACGGCACCCTGTGCTGCTACCGCTCCGGCGCCATGCCCATCGAGGCCCACATCTCCCAGCGCCTGCTCACGGATTCCACCACCAACGCCACCAAGTGGAAGCACAAGGACTTCGACGCCCTGTACCAGCAGGCACAGTCCACCCGTGACAAGACCGAGCGGGCCGCCGTGTACGAGCGCATGCAGCGGCGCCTGTACGCCGAGGGCGGCTTCCTCATCTGGGGCTTCGCCGACTGGATCATCGGAACGGCCCGCGGTGTGAAGGGAGTCGAGACGAAGGCGCCCGCCAACACGCTCGACTGGGCGCGCTTCGACAAGGTGTGGCTCGCGTGA
- a CDS encoding MFS transporter — protein MKTWHEIRGFPVAVRLLLVNQLGVNTGFYLLIPYLATHLTENLGMSAAVVGIVLGIRNLSQQGLFIIGGSAADRLGARGVIIAGCALRTLGFALFALGDDLPVLLAASVLSGLAGALFNPAVRAYISQESGERKAEAFALFNVFATTGALIGPLLGSALLLVDFRTSALTAAGIFAVLTVAQALVLPAREAEPSEGTVLADWREVVGNRAFLAFALAMVGMFTLENQLYLLLPDGARQATGWDGAAGLVFLVGTLTNLALQLRITRTLKARGNRARWISLGLGLMALAFLPPALTAGTTGGPDGALDAALRALPVLAGTLLLYLGVMIAQPFVMELIPGFGRPELTGTYYGIFYVVSGIAAAVGNTVVGWAMDTGERGTAWLPWVCCALFGCASALGVAWLHRLGSLPTPSKPASVPATA, from the coding sequence ATGAAGACGTGGCATGAGATACGTGGCTTCCCGGTCGCCGTCCGGCTGCTGCTGGTCAACCAGCTCGGTGTGAACACCGGCTTCTACCTGCTCATCCCCTACCTCGCCACCCACCTCACCGAGAATCTGGGTATGTCGGCGGCCGTCGTCGGCATCGTGCTCGGCATCCGCAACCTCAGCCAGCAGGGCCTGTTCATCATCGGCGGCTCGGCAGCCGACCGGCTCGGGGCACGCGGCGTCATTATCGCCGGCTGCGCCCTGCGCACCCTCGGGTTCGCCCTGTTCGCGCTCGGCGACGACTTGCCCGTCCTGCTCGCCGCGTCCGTGCTCAGCGGGCTCGCCGGGGCGCTGTTCAACCCCGCCGTGCGTGCCTACATCTCCCAGGAGTCGGGTGAGCGCAAGGCCGAGGCGTTCGCCCTGTTCAACGTGTTCGCCACCACCGGCGCGCTGATCGGCCCGCTGCTGGGCAGCGCACTGCTCCTGGTGGACTTCCGTACCTCCGCGCTGACCGCCGCCGGGATCTTCGCGGTCCTCACCGTCGCACAGGCCCTGGTGCTGCCCGCCCGGGAGGCGGAGCCGAGCGAGGGCACCGTGCTGGCCGACTGGCGCGAGGTCGTCGGCAACCGGGCGTTCCTCGCCTTCGCGCTCGCCATGGTCGGCATGTTCACCCTGGAGAACCAGCTGTACCTGCTGCTGCCCGACGGCGCCCGGCAGGCCACCGGCTGGGACGGCGCGGCCGGCCTGGTCTTCCTCGTCGGCACGCTCACCAACCTCGCCCTGCAACTGCGCATCACCCGCACCCTCAAGGCACGTGGAAACAGGGCCCGTTGGATCTCCCTCGGGCTGGGGCTGATGGCACTCGCGTTCCTGCCCCCCGCTCTGACGGCCGGTACGACCGGCGGCCCCGACGGAGCACTGGACGCCGCCCTGCGCGCCCTGCCGGTCCTCGCCGGAACCCTGCTGCTCTACCTGGGCGTGATGATCGCCCAGCCGTTCGTCATGGAACTCATCCCCGGCTTCGGCCGCCCCGAACTGACCGGCACCTACTACGGGATCTTCTACGTCGTCTCGGGCATCGCCGCCGCCGTCGGCAACACCGTCGTCGGCTGGGCCATGGACACCGGGGAGCGGGGCACCGCCTGGCTGCCGTGGGTGTGCTGCGCCCTGTTCGGCTGCGCCTCGGCGCTCGGCGTGGCCTGGCTGCACCGGCTGGGCTCCCTGCCGACGCCGTCGAAGCCCGCCTCCGTACCGGCGACGGCCTGA
- a CDS encoding PLP-dependent cysteine synthase family protein, translated as MTTTAVVPAARPELLSLLGRTPLVRITTGLPGPHPGFWAKLEGLAAGGMKARAAVSMLLGARERGELRPGAPVVESTSGTLGVGLAFAGQALGHPVVLVGDSELEPSMRQLLRSHGVRLELVDRPAAQGGWQAARLARLRELLAVLPGAYWPDQYNNPDNTAGYASLAAELAVQLDHLDILVCSVGTGGHSAGIIGPLRRHWPALRLIGVDATGSTIFGQPARPRLMRGLGSSIHPRNVAYDAFDEVHWVGPAEAVDSCRRLARGSFVSGGWSTGAVARVAAWAARVHPGAVVATVFPDGPHRYLGTVYDDDFAAAHGLDPAAAATRPVEIPHPRAAEAGGWVRCTRVTDPLQALPLSERTP; from the coding sequence GTGACCACCACCGCCGTCGTACCCGCCGCTCGCCCCGAGCTGCTCAGCCTGCTCGGCCGTACGCCGCTGGTGCGGATCACCACCGGGCTGCCGGGGCCCCACCCGGGCTTCTGGGCCAAGCTCGAAGGGCTCGCGGCGGGCGGTATGAAGGCGCGGGCCGCGGTGTCGATGCTGCTGGGGGCCCGGGAGCGGGGCGAACTGCGACCGGGCGCCCCGGTGGTGGAGTCCACATCGGGCACCCTCGGCGTCGGGCTCGCCTTCGCCGGGCAGGCGCTCGGCCACCCCGTCGTGCTGGTCGGCGACAGTGAACTGGAACCGTCCATGCGGCAGTTGCTGCGCTCCCACGGGGTGCGGCTGGAACTCGTGGACCGTCCCGCAGCACAGGGCGGCTGGCAGGCAGCGCGGCTCGCCCGGCTGCGGGAGCTGCTGGCCGTCCTGCCCGGCGCGTACTGGCCCGACCAGTACAACAACCCCGACAACACCGCCGGTTACGCCTCGCTGGCCGCCGAACTCGCCGTGCAGCTGGACCACTTGGACATCCTGGTGTGCAGTGTCGGCACCGGCGGACACAGCGCCGGGATCATCGGCCCGCTGCGGCGGCACTGGCCCGCACTGCGGCTGATCGGAGTCGACGCCACCGGTTCCACCATCTTCGGGCAGCCCGCGCGGCCCCGGCTGATGCGCGGCCTCGGCAGCAGCATCCACCCGCGCAATGTCGCCTACGACGCCTTCGACGAGGTCCACTGGGTCGGCCCCGCCGAGGCCGTGGACAGCTGCCGCCGCCTGGCCCGCGGCAGTTTCGTCAGCGGCGGCTGGAGCACCGGGGCGGTGGCCCGCGTCGCCGCCTGGGCAGCCCGCGTCCACCCGGGCGCGGTCGTCGCCACCGTCTTCCCCGACGGCCCCCACCGCTACCTCGGCACGGTCTACGACGACGACTTCGCCGCCGCCCACGGTCTCGACCCGGCCGCCGCGGCCACCCGGCCCGTCGAGATCCCGCACCCGCGTGCGGCCGAGGCGGGCGGCTGGGTGCGCTGCACCCGCGTCACCGACCCGCTGCAGGCGCTCCCCCTTTCGGAAAGGACCCCGTGA
- a CDS encoding TetR/AcrR family transcriptional regulator produces MSPRKSDSRERMVLSAAVLLREYGAGATSIDRVLAHSGAPRGSVYHHFPGGRAQLIDEAVALAGDYIAGLIDAAAQADDVPEAVDAFFALWRDWLLESDFRAGCPIVAVAVETNDDAPQLSRSAAEVFARWREALAGLFHRNGLPEVRSRRLATFVIAAVEGGVIMSRAERSTAPLDDAAAETHDLLVHTLRDGPDPDAAHRSHP; encoded by the coding sequence GTGAGCCCCCGCAAGAGTGACAGCCGGGAGCGGATGGTCCTCAGCGCCGCTGTCCTGTTGCGTGAGTACGGCGCCGGTGCGACGAGTATCGACCGCGTCCTCGCGCACAGCGGTGCCCCGCGCGGCTCGGTATACCACCACTTCCCAGGTGGACGCGCCCAGCTGATCGACGAGGCGGTGGCGCTGGCCGGCGACTACATCGCCGGCCTCATCGACGCCGCCGCGCAGGCCGACGACGTGCCGGAGGCAGTGGACGCGTTCTTCGCCCTGTGGCGGGACTGGCTGCTGGAGAGCGACTTCCGGGCCGGCTGTCCGATCGTGGCGGTGGCCGTGGAGACCAACGACGACGCCCCGCAACTCTCCCGCTCCGCCGCAGAGGTCTTCGCCCGCTGGCGCGAGGCGCTGGCCGGCCTGTTCCACCGCAACGGCCTGCCCGAGGTGCGGAGCAGGAGGCTGGCCACGTTCGTCATCGCCGCCGTCGAAGGCGGGGTGATCATGTCCCGGGCCGAACGCAGCACCGCCCCGCTGGACGACGCGGCTGCCGAGACCCACGACCTGCTGGTCCACACCCTGCGAGACGGGCCAGACCCCGACGCCGCTCATCGCTCTCACCCGTGA
- a CDS encoding enoyl-CoA hydratase-related protein has protein sequence MPVLDRQDDVFVLDLGDSENRFHPDWISAVAAALDEVEKTDGPRALVTAATGKFYSNGLDLDWLFAHEDQYLEYVISVHALFARLLSLPLVTVAALQGHTFAAGAMFSLAHDFRVMRSDRGFWCLPEAEINIPFTPGMSSLIQSRLAPRTAHEAMVTAHRYGGHDALVAGIVDHAVDEDAVRTTAVAIAQAQAAKAGDTLATIKSRMYAPVLAALRDTTNPMG, from the coding sequence ATGCCCGTACTCGACCGCCAGGACGACGTCTTCGTCCTCGACCTCGGAGACAGCGAGAACCGATTCCACCCCGACTGGATATCCGCCGTCGCCGCAGCCCTGGACGAGGTGGAGAAGACGGACGGACCGCGCGCCCTGGTGACCGCCGCGACGGGCAAGTTCTACTCCAACGGCCTCGACCTGGACTGGTTGTTCGCCCACGAGGACCAGTACCTGGAGTACGTGATCTCGGTGCACGCGCTCTTCGCGCGGCTGCTGTCCCTGCCGCTGGTAACCGTGGCCGCGCTGCAGGGGCACACCTTCGCCGCCGGCGCCATGTTCTCGCTGGCCCACGACTTCCGGGTGATGCGCTCCGACCGAGGCTTCTGGTGCCTGCCCGAGGCCGAGATCAACATCCCGTTCACCCCGGGCATGTCGTCTCTCATCCAGTCCCGCCTCGCACCGAGGACCGCGCACGAGGCGATGGTCACGGCCCACCGCTACGGCGGCCACGACGCCTTGGTCGCCGGCATCGTCGACCACGCCGTCGACGAGGACGCCGTACGGACGACGGCCGTCGCCATCGCGCAGGCCCAGGCCGCCAAGGCCGGCGACACCCTCGCCACCATCAAGTCCCGCATGTACGCGCCCGTCCTCGCCGCCCTGCGCGACACGACCAACCCCATGGGCTGA
- a CDS encoding ATP-grasp domain-containing protein, protein MAHLLVVESWVGSMSRLLPRAIRESGHEFTFLTRDLHHYVRSAPEGTAHPLLGARNVITADTNDTEALLPQVERMHTVFGFDGVITSCDYYLSTVARIADRLGLPGPSAEAVENACRKDATRRVLADAGVPGPRFAVHEEWADIARAAREIGYPLVVKPVDLCAGMYVRRVDDEAQLAAAVGVLADFPVNARGQRRAPVVLLEELLDGPEVSVETVSHAGAVHVVGVTDKSIGGAPAFIETGHMFPAALTSADAGAAEQTALGALKALGLTDGVVAHTEIKLTSTGPRVVEVNPRPAGNRITELVRHVTGIDLAAAFVEVALGHEPDLKRTDTGLRSAAIGFLVPETAGTLEALDGSRLPDTPGVLEVQLAEPGRQVKAAGSNNEYLGHVMAGDPHGTGARDRVEALLDEVRSGLVIR, encoded by the coding sequence GTGGCTCATCTGTTGGTGGTCGAGAGCTGGGTCGGGTCCATGAGCAGGCTGCTGCCCCGGGCGATACGGGAGAGCGGCCACGAGTTCACGTTCCTCACCCGGGACCTGCACCACTACGTGCGTTCCGCGCCCGAGGGCACGGCGCACCCACTGCTCGGCGCGCGCAACGTCATCACGGCGGACACCAACGACACCGAGGCACTGCTGCCGCAGGTCGAGCGGATGCACACGGTGTTCGGCTTCGACGGGGTGATCACGTCCTGCGACTACTACCTGTCGACGGTGGCGCGGATCGCCGACCGACTTGGCCTGCCGGGCCCGAGCGCCGAGGCCGTCGAGAACGCCTGCCGCAAGGACGCCACCCGCCGCGTCCTCGCCGACGCGGGGGTACCCGGGCCGCGCTTCGCGGTGCACGAGGAATGGGCCGACATCGCGCGGGCTGCCCGGGAGATCGGCTATCCGCTCGTCGTCAAGCCCGTCGACCTGTGCGCGGGCATGTACGTGCGGCGAGTGGACGACGAGGCTCAACTCGCCGCCGCAGTCGGAGTGTTGGCCGACTTTCCGGTCAACGCTCGGGGGCAGCGCCGGGCGCCCGTGGTGCTGCTGGAGGAACTGCTGGACGGTCCCGAGGTGAGCGTGGAGACGGTGTCGCACGCGGGCGCCGTCCACGTGGTCGGCGTCACCGACAAGAGCATCGGCGGGGCACCCGCGTTCATCGAGACCGGCCATATGTTCCCCGCCGCCCTCACTTCCGCCGACGCCGGGGCCGCCGAACAGACAGCGCTCGGCGCCCTCAAGGCGCTCGGACTGACCGACGGCGTGGTCGCGCACACCGAGATCAAGCTGACCTCCACCGGCCCTCGCGTGGTCGAGGTCAACCCCCGACCCGCCGGAAACCGCATCACCGAACTCGTACGCCATGTCACCGGCATCGACCTCGCCGCGGCCTTCGTGGAGGTCGCCCTGGGCCACGAGCCCGACCTCAAGCGCACCGACACCGGACTGCGCAGCGCGGCCATCGGCTTCCTCGTGCCCGAGACCGCGGGCACCCTCGAAGCGCTCGACGGAAGCCGACTACCGGACACCCCAGGGGTGTTGGAGGTGCAGCTCGCCGAGCCCGGCAGACAGGTGAAGGCGGCGGGCAGCAACAACGAGTACCTCGGGCATGTCATGGCGGGCGACCCGCACGGCACCGGCGCCCGCGACCGGGTCGAGGCCCTGCTCGACGAGGTGCGCTCCGGGCTGGTGATCCGATGA
- a CDS encoding GNAT family N-acetyltransferase: MLDTFYKEFGYGYVPQWHRDTVDLQGTYLDDPRHLLLVAVHGDEVVATTGVRSGGPAHPPHPRRLAERYDKDTTAQLVRVYVRPEHRRRGLARTLVEAACDFITDTPGYERVYLHTNVDIEGAELFWRSLAKEIFDARATGEHGPGVATVHFEIPMKSLSASSA, from the coding sequence ATGCTCGACACCTTCTACAAGGAGTTCGGCTACGGATACGTACCCCAGTGGCACCGCGACACCGTGGACCTCCAGGGCACGTACCTCGACGACCCGCGGCACCTGCTGCTCGTGGCCGTGCACGGGGACGAAGTGGTCGCCACCACCGGCGTACGGTCCGGTGGCCCCGCCCACCCGCCGCACCCGCGCCGACTGGCCGAACGCTACGACAAGGACACCACCGCCCAACTGGTCCGCGTCTACGTCCGCCCCGAACACCGACGCCGCGGTCTCGCCCGCACCCTGGTCGAAGCGGCCTGCGACTTCATCACGGACACGCCCGGCTACGAGCGCGTCTACCTCCACACCAACGTCGATATCGAAGGCGCGGAACTCTTCTGGCGAAGCCTGGCCAAGGAGATCTTCGACGCGCGCGCCACGGGCGAACACGGGCCGGGCGTCGCCACGGTGCACTTCGAGATCCCGATGAAGAGCCTCTCGGCATCTTCGGCGTGA
- a CDS encoding PaaI family thioesterase — protein MSTTDFTALSGLELMRWIQSKRPTETDVPSIGRLLGMRFDEVEHGRIVISLDTRPDFANPLGAVHGGIAATLLDSVMGCAVHTTLPAGVAYTTLELKVNYIRAAHTGGQTLTAEGNVIHVGRRTATAEGKVVDEQGKLIAHATTTCLIIGGGA, from the coding sequence GTGTCCACGACCGACTTCACCGCACTCTCCGGCCTCGAACTGATGCGCTGGATACAGTCCAAGCGGCCGACCGAGACCGACGTACCCTCGATCGGCAGGCTGCTCGGCATGCGGTTCGACGAAGTGGAGCACGGCCGCATCGTCATCTCGCTCGACACCCGGCCCGACTTCGCCAACCCCCTCGGCGCCGTCCACGGCGGCATCGCGGCGACGCTCCTGGACTCCGTCATGGGGTGCGCGGTGCACACCACCCTCCCCGCGGGCGTCGCCTACACGACCCTCGAGCTGAAGGTCAACTACATCCGGGCCGCCCACACCGGCGGCCAGACACTCACCGCCGAGGGGAACGTCATCCACGTCGGCCGTCGCACCGCCACAGCGGAAGGCAAGGTCGTGGACGAACAGGGCAAGCTGATCGCCCACGCCACCACCACCTGCCTCATCATCGGAGGCGGCGCCTGA
- a CDS encoding class I SAM-dependent methyltransferase — protein sequence MSPTTGRNLLTDNPELYEARFPDPDRLAGRWTQDCLRRHAAGPRVLDLGCGTGRDAAHLHTAGRTVTGADLSETMLAHARTHHPGPSYVWADLHGFDLGRAAFDAVVCLDSSLLYCHTNDQLDGFLSSCRRALAPGGLLIAEMRNGAYFLGRTDLLDTPTVNAFTWQGIAYRSTTTLTVDRTAQLLRRTRVWTTNDTDDGSEPVAQHSAWRLLLPQELRHFLAAHGFEVLELHDGPGPRTEPPWQQGELPGTAADSDRLHVVARLRTT from the coding sequence ATGTCTCCCACCACCGGGCGCAACCTGCTCACCGACAACCCCGAGCTGTACGAGGCCCGCTTCCCCGACCCCGACCGGCTGGCCGGACGCTGGACGCAGGACTGCCTGCGGCGCCACGCCGCCGGGCCGCGCGTCCTCGACCTGGGGTGCGGCACCGGCCGTGACGCCGCCCATCTGCACACGGCCGGCCGGACCGTCACCGGCGCCGACCTGTCCGAGACGATGCTGGCCCACGCCCGCACCCACCATCCCGGCCCCTCGTACGTCTGGGCCGACCTGCACGGCTTCGACCTGGGCCGGGCCGCGTTCGACGCGGTCGTCTGCCTGGACAGCTCCCTGCTCTACTGCCACACCAACGACCAGCTCGACGGCTTCCTGTCCTCCTGCCGCCGCGCGCTCGCCCCCGGCGGCCTGCTGATCGCGGAGATGCGCAACGGCGCCTACTTCCTGGGCCGCACCGACCTCCTCGACACCCCGACGGTCAACGCCTTCACCTGGCAGGGCATCGCCTACCGCTCCACCACCACCCTGACCGTCGACCGCACGGCCCAACTCCTGCGCCGTACCCGCGTCTGGACCACGAACGACACGGACGACGGGTCCGAGCCCGTCGCCCAGCACTCCGCCTGGCGGCTGCTGCTCCCACAGGAACTGCGTCATTTCCTCGCCGCGCACGGCTTCGAGGTGCTCGAACTCCACGACGGCCCCGGACCGCGCACCGAACCCCCTTGGCAGCAGGGCGAACTGCCCGGCACGGCCGCCGACTCGGACCGGCTGCACGTCGTCGCGCGCCTCCGCACCACCTGA
- a CDS encoding Rossmann-like domain-containing protein, whose amino-acid sequence MTSATTAAAYDDLLGRARAGHLGPDPASLRIAVAFTTRQAVRHDGRGTAYRNEVLSLRLAEAVGSCAVEPGALPDSAVEECVGADVARLLDHPLPAVRVAALDAYLMHIAPHTPEYGAEPVHLPTGTSLEKSRARARAVVELLELPTGATVLVVGVVNSLLEALRSRGLGYVPCDLKGGATEWDEAVVTDALAAAGRCDALLVSGMTLGNGTFEALRRHAQQHGKQLVMFAQTGSAVLPRLLGHGVSAVCAEPYPFFWLDGGAGTIHRYRAGCTEGGLR is encoded by the coding sequence ATGACCTCCGCCACGACCGCCGCGGCGTACGACGACCTCCTGGGGCGTGCGAGAGCCGGTCACCTCGGTCCGGACCCCGCCAGCCTGCGGATCGCCGTCGCCTTCACCACCCGGCAGGCCGTACGTCACGACGGGCGCGGCACCGCCTACCGCAACGAGGTCCTCAGCCTGCGGCTCGCCGAGGCCGTCGGCTCCTGCGCGGTCGAACCCGGCGCGCTGCCCGACAGCGCGGTCGAGGAGTGCGTCGGCGCCGATGTGGCCCGGCTGCTGGACCATCCGCTGCCGGCGGTGCGCGTTGCGGCGCTCGACGCGTACCTGATGCACATCGCGCCGCACACCCCGGAGTACGGGGCGGAGCCCGTCCACCTGCCCACCGGGACGTCGCTGGAGAAGTCCCGGGCGCGGGCGCGGGCCGTAGTCGAGCTGCTCGAACTGCCGACCGGTGCCACCGTGCTCGTGGTCGGTGTCGTCAACTCGCTGCTGGAGGCGCTGCGTTCGCGCGGACTCGGCTATGTGCCGTGCGATCTCAAGGGCGGTGCGACCGAGTGGGACGAGGCGGTCGTCACCGACGCGCTCGCCGCGGCCGGGCGCTGCGACGCGCTGCTCGTGTCCGGGATGACGCTGGGCAACGGGACGTTCGAAGCCCTGCGACGGCACGCGCAGCAGCACGGCAAGCAGCTGGTGATGTTCGCCCAGACCGGCAGCGCCGTACTGCCCCGCCTCCTGGGCCACGGGGTGAGCGCGGTGTGCGCGGAGCCGTACCCCTTCTTCTGGCTGGACGGCGGCGCCGGCACCATCCACCGCTACCGCGCCGGTTGTACCGAGGGAGGCCTCCGGTGA